One Solibacillus isronensis DNA segment encodes these proteins:
- a CDS encoding MarR family winged helix-turn-helix transcriptional regulator — protein MEVCLDDKKQMIMMLKRLDRHVTQIFEKRTEVSLTRYEILVSLLKKGSVSQKVLQQSLAIDQSAITRHLKLLEEQQYVERQRNAKNNREVLVTITDKGRALLEGCTMFKDQFLNDLYEDFSDSELQQLKQFLTRLNHNVEKL, from the coding sequence ATGGAAGTTTGTTTGGATGATAAAAAACAGATGATCATGATGTTAAAAAGATTAGACCGTCATGTAACGCAAATATTTGAAAAAAGAACAGAAGTCAGTTTAACGAGATATGAAATATTAGTTTCTTTATTAAAAAAAGGAAGCGTTTCTCAAAAGGTTCTGCAACAATCCTTAGCTATCGATCAATCTGCAATTACGCGCCATTTAAAGCTGCTTGAAGAACAGCAATATGTAGAACGACAACGCAATGCAAAAAACAACCGAGAAGTTCTTGTAACGATTACCGATAAAGGACGAGCATTACTTGAAGGTTGCACAATGTTTAAAGATCAATTTCTGAATGACCTTTATGAAGATTTTTCAGATAGCGAATTACAGCAGCTTAAACAGTTTCTTACGCGCTTAAACCATAATGTAGAGAAGCTTTAA